One Planctomycetota bacterium DNA segment encodes these proteins:
- the lon gene encoding endopeptidase La yields MDQGAKPNSGERDERLALPSELPILPLMNAVIYPNMVAPLMVQREKSLHCIDDVAPREPKLLGLFAQKTASEEEPTGESLHRVGTAGLLLQMLKMPDGGARIIVRGMERIRIVEIVREEPHIVARVERVEETVTDSVELQALSRSVVELFQKIVSLVPNVPDEVKVILVNITDPGRLADFVAANLSLPLEERQAILEAANVRERLQRVVGLLAREVETLEVASRIQTQVQDEMGKTQREYYLREQMKAIQKELGQDDEHSSEIAELRRKLDEAKLPEEARKEADQELDRLSKIPPSSAEYTVVRTHLDWLIALPWSIATEDNLDIVRASSVLDEDHHDLAKVKDRILEFLAVRKLKPEGKGPILCFVGPPGVGKTSLGRSIARAMERKFIRMSLGGVRDEAEIRGHRRTYIGALPGRIIQGIRRAGSRNPVFMLDEVDKLGADFRGDPSAALLEVLDPEQNFSFSDHYIDVAFDLSKVMFITTANLLDPVPAALRDRMEVIELPGYAEHDKMIIARTYLVPRQVDENGLKGKGVKLEDDALRRIIREYTREAGVRNLEREIGTVCRKLAKQVAEGKGGKLTVKAAAIPRFLGPPKFELEARERLKEPGIAIGLVWTATGGDILFIESSIMAGKSSLTLTGQLGDVIKESAQAALTYIRAHAHHLGIQPDFFKDHDIHVHFPAGAIPKDGPSAGVTIAASLVSLLSGRRVRSDTAMTGEITLRGRVLPVGGIKEKVLAAHRAGLRRIVLPKRNLKDLEDVPQAIRDELEIVPAETLEDVLSATIRNHAHAQKRSAPATK; encoded by the coding sequence ATGGACCAAGGGGCCAAACCCAACTCGGGAGAACGCGACGAGCGCCTCGCCCTCCCAAGCGAGCTGCCGATCCTTCCGCTGATGAACGCGGTGATCTACCCGAACATGGTTGCCCCGCTGATGGTGCAGCGCGAGAAGTCGCTGCACTGCATTGACGACGTGGCGCCGCGCGAGCCGAAGCTGCTTGGCCTTTTCGCCCAGAAGACGGCCAGCGAGGAGGAGCCGACGGGCGAATCGCTCCACCGGGTGGGCACCGCCGGCCTGCTTCTCCAGATGCTCAAGATGCCCGACGGCGGCGCGCGGATCATCGTGCGTGGCATGGAGCGCATCCGCATCGTCGAGATCGTGCGCGAGGAGCCGCACATTGTCGCCCGCGTCGAGCGGGTCGAGGAGACCGTGACCGACTCCGTCGAACTCCAGGCCCTGTCGCGGTCGGTCGTCGAGCTCTTCCAGAAGATCGTGTCGCTCGTGCCCAACGTGCCCGACGAGGTGAAAGTGATCCTCGTCAACATCACCGATCCCGGGCGGCTGGCCGACTTCGTCGCGGCCAACCTCAGCCTGCCGCTGGAAGAGCGCCAGGCGATCCTGGAGGCCGCCAACGTGCGTGAGCGCCTCCAGCGCGTCGTGGGCCTGCTCGCGCGCGAGGTGGAGACCCTCGAGGTGGCCTCGCGGATTCAGACCCAGGTCCAGGACGAGATGGGCAAGACCCAGCGCGAGTACTACCTCCGCGAACAGATGAAGGCCATCCAGAAGGAGCTGGGCCAGGACGACGAGCACTCCTCGGAGATCGCCGAATTGCGCCGGAAGCTCGACGAGGCGAAGCTCCCCGAGGAGGCCCGCAAGGAGGCCGATCAGGAACTCGACCGCCTGAGCAAGATCCCGCCCTCGTCGGCCGAGTACACGGTGGTGCGCACTCATCTGGACTGGCTGATCGCGCTCCCGTGGAGCATCGCGACGGAGGATAACCTGGACATCGTCCGCGCGAGTTCCGTGCTGGATGAGGATCACCACGACCTGGCCAAGGTGAAGGACCGGATCCTGGAGTTTCTGGCGGTGCGGAAGCTCAAGCCTGAAGGCAAGGGGCCGATCCTGTGCTTCGTGGGACCCCCCGGCGTGGGCAAGACCTCGCTCGGCCGCTCCATCGCGCGGGCGATGGAGCGCAAGTTCATCCGAATGTCGCTCGGCGGCGTGCGCGATGAGGCCGAGATCCGCGGCCACCGCCGCACCTACATCGGCGCCCTGCCCGGACGCATCATCCAGGGCATCCGGCGCGCCGGCTCGCGCAACCCCGTGTTCATGCTCGACGAGGTGGACAAGCTGGGCGCCGACTTCCGCGGGGACCCCTCTGCCGCGCTCCTCGAAGTGCTCGACCCCGAACAAAACTTCAGCTTCTCCGACCACTACATTGACGTGGCCTTCGACCTCTCGAAGGTGATGTTCATCACCACCGCCAACCTGCTCGACCCCGTGCCCGCCGCGCTCCGGGACCGCATGGAAGTCATCGAACTCCCCGGCTACGCCGAGCACGACAAGATGATCATCGCCCGGACCTATCTCGTGCCCCGGCAGGTGGATGAGAACGGCCTGAAGGGCAAGGGCGTGAAGCTCGAGGACGACGCCCTCCGCCGCATCATCCGCGAGTACACCCGGGAGGCCGGCGTGCGGAACCTCGAACGAGAGATCGGCACCGTGTGCCGAAAGCTCGCGAAGCAGGTGGCCGAGGGCAAGGGCGGCAAACTCACGGTCAAGGCGGCCGCCATCCCCAGATTCCTCGGCCCGCCCAAGTTCGAGCTGGAGGCCCGCGAGCGCCTCAAGGAGCCCGGCATCGCCATCGGGCTCGTGTGGACCGCCACCGGCGGCGATATCCTCTTCATCGAGTCGTCCATCATGGCCGGCAAGAGCAGCCTCACCCTCACCGGGCAACTCGGCGACGTGATCAAGGAGTCCGCCCAGGCCGCCCTCACCTATATTCGCGCCCACGCGCATCACCTGGGCATCCAGCCCGACTTCTTCAAGGACCACGACATCCACGTCCATTTCCCGGCGGGCGCCATCCCCAAGGACGGGCCGTCGGCCGGCGTCACCATCGCGGCCTCTCTTGTCTCGCTGCTGAGTGGCCGGCGCGTGCGCAGCGACACGGCAATGACCGGCGAGATCACCCTCCGCGGGCGCGTGCTGCCGGTGGGCGGCATCAAGGAGAAGGTCCTTGCTGCCCATCGCGCCGGCCTGCGACGCATCGTGCTGCCCAAGCGCAACCTCAAGGACCTGGAGGACGTTCCCCAGGCCATCCGCGACGAACTCGAGATCGTTCCCGCAGAGACCCTCGAGGACGTCCTTTCCGCCACAATCCGAAACCACGCCCACGCGCAGAAACGGAGCGCCCCGGCCACCAAGTGA